The following proteins are encoded in a genomic region of Laspinema palackyanum D2c:
- a CDS encoding LegC family aminotransferase yields MDKIEQDFLHAMQTVLGQPNTFVPLHEPEFIGNEWERVQDCLDSTFVSSVGKYVERFEVMLAEYTGAKYAVALVNGTAALHIALLLAGIRPGDEVLIPALSFVATANAVSHCGAIPHFIDSEFETLGIDPHALNDYLKHCSLSSSEGLTNRFTGRRIAAVVPMHTYGHPVDMTSLIDVANRYHLPVVEDAAESLGSRHQGQHTGTFGGLGTLSFNGNKVITTGGGGAILTNDTELAQQAKHLTTTAKQPHRWEFFHDRIAWNYRLPNLNAALGCAQMEQLPDFLARKRLLAQQYQDVFRDIEGIGFVVEPSNSQSNYWLNTLRLEQPSVSVRDRLLTAANDAGYQCRPTWTLLHKLPMYADCPHAPLPVAEQLEASLINVPSSAKLAGAET; encoded by the coding sequence GTGGACAAAATAGAACAGGATTTTTTACACGCGATGCAAACTGTCTTGGGACAGCCAAATACTTTTGTGCCACTCCACGAACCTGAGTTTATCGGCAATGAGTGGGAACGGGTCCAAGATTGCCTTGATTCTACCTTTGTTTCATCCGTCGGCAAATATGTCGAGCGCTTTGAAGTTATGCTGGCGGAATATACAGGGGCAAAGTATGCTGTAGCCTTAGTAAATGGTACGGCAGCCCTGCATATCGCTTTATTGTTGGCAGGGATTAGACCCGGAGATGAGGTATTAATTCCGGCTTTATCTTTTGTGGCTACAGCAAATGCGGTGTCCCACTGTGGAGCCATTCCCCATTTTATCGATAGTGAATTTGAAACCTTGGGGATAGATCCTCATGCTTTGAATGACTATCTCAAGCATTGTAGCTTGTCTAGTTCAGAGGGATTAACGAATCGATTTACAGGACGGCGGATCGCTGCTGTTGTGCCTATGCATACCTATGGTCATCCGGTAGATATGACATCTTTGATTGATGTGGCGAATCGTTATCATTTGCCGGTGGTAGAAGATGCAGCGGAATCTTTGGGCAGCAGGCATCAGGGGCAACACACGGGAACTTTTGGGGGGTTGGGAACATTAAGTTTTAATGGTAATAAGGTGATTACGACAGGAGGAGGGGGAGCGATTTTAACCAATGATACAGAATTGGCTCAACAGGCTAAACATTTGACCACAACTGCAAAACAGCCTCACCGTTGGGAGTTTTTTCATGATCGCATCGCCTGGAATTATCGCTTGCCTAATTTGAATGCTGCCTTGGGATGCGCTCAGATGGAACAATTGCCTGATTTTTTGGCTCGCAAACGCTTGTTAGCCCAGCAATATCAGGACGTATTTAGAGATATTGAGGGAATAGGTTTTGTAGTTGAGCCTTCAAACAGTCAGAGTAATTATTGGTTAAATACTCTGCGGTTAGAACAGCCAAGTGTATCAGTCCGTGATCGCCTCTTAACCGCTGCTAATGATGCAGGTTATCAATGTCGTCCCACTTGGACATTACTGCATAAGCTGCCCATGTATGCTGATTGTCCCCATGCTCCCTTACCTGTTGCAGAGCAGTTGGAAGCGAGTTTGATTAATGTACCTAGTAGTGCAAAACTTGCGGGGGCTGAAACATGA
- the neuB gene encoding N-acetylneuraminate synthase, which translates to MSTFIIAEAGVNHNGDRHLAQQLIDIAADAGADAVKFQTFQADRVVSRHAPKAEYQTQTTGKTVSQLEMIRQLELSTSDHEVLINHAQSRGIQFLSTPFDVPSLHLLTRDFGLKTIKIPSGEITNAPFLLAIARSAERVILSTGMSTLAEVEAALGVLAFGFTRDKAIPQRGDFEQAFASYQGQQELRDRVTLLHCTTEYPAPFAEVNLRAMDTLAAAFGLPVGYSDHTPGIHVSLAAVARGAKIIEKHFTSDRSLPGPDHQASLEPRELNQLVQQIREIEQALGDGIKRPTASEWKNRYVARKSLVAAKAIEAGEVITEENLTCKRPGTGVSPFSYWQTIEQVATRNYDIDETLDV; encoded by the coding sequence ATGTCCACATTTATCATTGCAGAAGCAGGGGTTAATCATAACGGCGATCGCCATCTCGCCCAACAACTGATTGATATCGCTGCTGATGCAGGGGCAGATGCCGTTAAATTCCAGACTTTTCAAGCTGATCGTGTGGTGAGTCGTCATGCACCCAAGGCTGAGTATCAAACTCAAACGACAGGGAAAACGGTAAGTCAATTAGAAATGATCCGTCAACTGGAATTGAGCACGTCGGATCACGAGGTTTTAATCAATCATGCTCAGTCCAGAGGTATTCAATTTCTCTCAACCCCCTTCGATGTTCCCAGTTTACATCTCCTGACACGAGATTTTGGTTTAAAAACGATTAAAATTCCCTCTGGAGAAATTACTAATGCCCCTTTTTTACTAGCAATCGCCCGTTCTGCTGAAAGGGTCATCCTCTCAACGGGAATGAGTACCTTAGCGGAAGTGGAGGCAGCTTTAGGGGTCTTAGCCTTTGGTTTCACGAGGGATAAAGCTATTCCCCAGCGGGGAGACTTTGAGCAAGCTTTTGCTTCATATCAAGGACAGCAGGAGTTGCGCGATCGCGTCACCCTCCTCCACTGCACTACTGAATATCCAGCCCCCTTTGCGGAGGTGAATTTACGGGCGATGGATACTCTGGCAGCAGCTTTTGGGCTTCCGGTGGGTTATTCTGACCATACTCCGGGGATTCACGTTTCCTTAGCTGCTGTGGCACGAGGTGCTAAAATTATTGAAAAACACTTTACGAGCGATCGCAGTCTCCCAGGTCCCGACCATCAGGCATCCTTAGAACCCCGCGAATTAAATCAGCTAGTGCAACAAATTCGGGAAATTGAGCAAGCATTAGGGGATGGGATTAAACGACCTACAGCCTCAGAGTGGAAAAATCGATATGTTGCCCGTAAGAGTTTGGTGGCAGCTAAGGCGATCGAGGCTGGTGAAGTAATTACAGAAGAAAACTTAACTTGTAAAAGACCAGGGACAGGAGTTTCTCCTTTTAGCTATTGGCAAACAATTGAGCAAGTAGCAACCCGAAATTACGATATAGATGAAACTCTTGATGTCTGA
- a CDS encoding type II toxin-antitoxin system HicB family antitoxin: MNLNKEEDGGYHAFCPILKGCHSQGDTFEETIDNITEAIELYLESLKADSQPIPKEGLIFKSLSILW, from the coding sequence TTGAACTTGAATAAGGAAGAAGATGGCGGCTATCATGCTTTTTGTCCTATTCTCAAAGGCTGTCATTCTCAAGGAGACACTTTTGAAGAAACAATTGACAATATTACAGAAGCTATTGAATTATATCTTGAAAGTTTAAAAGCAGATAGTCAACCTATACCTAAAGAGGGTTTAATTTTTAAATCATTGAGTATTTTATGGTGA
- a CDS encoding NAD-dependent 4,6-dehydratase LegB, with translation MIYKKKVLVTGADGFIGSHLTDELVRQGYSVKAFVIYNSFNSWGWLDHSSKDVVDKLEVFSGDIRDPYGVKEAMKGCDIVLHLAALIAIPYSYHSPATYVDTNVKGTLNVVQAARELGVEKVVHTSTSEVYGTAQFVPITEDHPLQGQSPYSASKIGADQIAMCFYQSFNTPVSIIRPFNTYGPRQSARAVIPTVITQIAKGARKIKLGALHPTRDFNYVKDTVRGFIAIAESEKSIGEVINIGSNFEISIGDTVQIIAEAMGVEIEIETDEIRLRPEKSEVNRLWADNTKAKQIVGWEPLYGGREGFKRGLAETAEWFMNPANLAGYKSDRYNI, from the coding sequence TTGATTTATAAAAAGAAAGTATTAGTTACGGGTGCAGATGGTTTTATTGGCTCTCACTTAACAGACGAATTGGTGAGGCAGGGTTATTCTGTAAAAGCTTTTGTTATTTATAACTCCTTCAATTCCTGGGGGTGGCTAGACCATTCTTCAAAAGATGTTGTAGACAAGTTGGAAGTATTTTCTGGCGATATTCGCGATCCTTATGGGGTTAAGGAAGCAATGAAAGGGTGTGATATCGTATTACACCTAGCAGCATTAATCGCTATTCCTTATTCATATCATTCACCCGCAACTTATGTGGATACGAATGTAAAAGGAACGCTAAATGTAGTTCAGGCAGCGAGAGAACTAGGGGTTGAGAAAGTCGTTCATACTTCAACCAGTGAAGTTTATGGCACGGCTCAATTCGTTCCCATTACAGAAGACCATCCCTTACAAGGTCAGTCTCCTTACTCAGCGAGTAAGATAGGGGCTGACCAAATTGCTATGTGTTTTTACCAGTCTTTTAATACTCCGGTATCAATTATTCGTCCTTTTAATACCTACGGCCCGCGACAGTCAGCCCGGGCAGTTATTCCTACGGTGATTACTCAGATTGCTAAGGGAGCAAGGAAAATCAAGTTGGGTGCATTGCATCCCACAAGGGATTTTAATTATGTCAAAGATACAGTTCGAGGATTTATTGCCATAGCTGAGTCGGAAAAGTCCATTGGCGAAGTGATTAATATTGGCAGTAATTTTGAAATTTCTATTGGTGATACGGTACAGATTATTGCAGAGGCAATGGGTGTGGAGATAGAAATAGAGACCGATGAGATTCGTTTACGTCCTGAGAAAAGTGAAGTGAATCGTTTATGGGCAGATAATACAAAGGCTAAACAGATTGTGGGGTGGGAACCCTTATATGGTGGGCGTGAAGGATTTAAGCGCGGTTTGGCAGAAACGGCAGAATGGTTTATGAATCCCGCAAATTTGGCTGGCTACAAAAGTGATCGCTACAATATTTAA
- a CDS encoding Uma2 family endonuclease, with protein MSASQLALTEPTEIPLPPTQDELPCDDGVPMETLRHKLQMDLLVDPLWTWLKDRDAFVGGNMFVYYSLAQVRDRDFKGPDVFAVLDVPRGERKSWVLWEEGKGPDVVIELLSTSTAKQDKTEKKQIYQNQMRVTEYFWYDPYNPEDWAGFFLTKGVYEPLGEDEQGRLLSQKLGLALVRWSGQYRDVETVWLRWATLEGELLPSKDELAETERQRAQTERQRAQTERQRAERAEQRAQELAEQLRAMGIEPNP; from the coding sequence ATGTCTGCTTCTCAACTTGCATTGACAGAACCGACGGAGATTCCCCTTCCACCCACCCAAGATGAACTGCCCTGTGATGACGGTGTTCCTATGGAAACCCTGCGGCATAAACTGCAAATGGATTTATTGGTTGACCCCCTGTGGACTTGGCTGAAAGACCGTGATGCCTTTGTGGGGGGCAATATGTTTGTTTACTATAGTCTCGCCCAAGTGCGCGATCGCGATTTCAAAGGTCCCGATGTCTTCGCCGTCCTAGACGTACCTCGGGGCGAACGTAAAAGCTGGGTCCTTTGGGAAGAAGGAAAAGGGCCCGATGTCGTCATTGAGCTATTGTCCACCAGTACCGCCAAACAGGACAAAACTGAGAAAAAGCAGATTTACCAAAATCAGATGCGGGTCACTGAGTATTTTTGGTACGACCCCTACAATCCAGAAGATTGGGCGGGGTTTTTCTTGACAAAAGGAGTCTATGAACCTTTGGGAGAAGACGAACAAGGACGGTTACTCAGCCAAAAACTCGGATTGGCCCTCGTGCGGTGGTCCGGACAGTACCGGGATGTAGAAACCGTTTGGCTACGCTGGGCCACTTTAGAGGGAGAATTACTCCCCTCTAAAGATGAGTTGGCCGAAACTGAGCGCCAACGGGCTCAAACCGAGCGCCAACGGGCTCAAACCGAGCGCCAACGGGCTGAACGAGCCGAACAACGAGCGCAGGAGTTAGCAGAACAGTTACGGGCGATGGGGATAGAACCGAATCCATAA
- a CDS encoding ABC transporter ATP-binding protein: MKFLQKFLYLFTTRERWQIAGLFLLILIGAGVETLGVGLVLPFISLLERPQRVEEAGLLRWVYQAVGEPELRQFLIWAGLGFIGIYLLKNAYLTGLTYLQCRFIYDKQVELCSRLFRAYLYSPYPFHLQRNSADLIRNLTSETGVFFNSVLIPGLLALTEVTILACIALFLLIVEPVTSLAAAGGIGLATMSFYRVVRLKLSELGEARQYHYGQVIRTINHGLGGVKEAKVLGREPLFIEEFEKHNIYSTRALQFYQLMSQLPRFFIESIAIVGLMLIVVSVLAQGRNLSAVIPTLSLFAAAAFRLMPSINRILNSVTAIRFSSSSVYVLYQDLMELKPVLENSHLGESRKLAEVQPVLETEIALQNVFYRYPGASDNSLQRVSLTIPKGKSVGFVGSSGAGKTTIVDVILGLLPPTQGQILVDGRDIYDDLSAWQRLIGYIPQSIYLCDDTLRNNIAFGIPEKEINEGWIEAAVKSAQLTELLTSLPEGLDTLVGERGVRLSGGQRQRVGIARALYHNPEVLVMDEATAALDNQTEAGVMESVEKLSGEKTLIMIAHRLSTVKNCDRLYFMSQGQIIDSGTYDELCQRNQEFQIMAQVVSSAKN; this comes from the coding sequence ATGAAATTTTTACAAAAATTCCTCTATTTATTTACAACTAGAGAACGGTGGCAAATTGCCGGACTTTTTCTGCTGATTTTGATTGGGGCTGGCGTTGAGACTTTGGGCGTAGGTTTGGTTCTGCCCTTTATTTCTCTGCTAGAAAGGCCCCAGAGGGTTGAAGAAGCAGGACTTTTGAGATGGGTTTATCAAGCGGTTGGCGAACCAGAATTGCGGCAGTTTTTAATCTGGGCGGGTTTAGGATTTATCGGCATTTATTTACTTAAAAATGCTTATCTAACGGGGCTTACTTATTTACAGTGTCGTTTTATTTATGATAAACAAGTTGAACTATGTTCTCGTCTATTTCGTGCCTATTTATATAGTCCCTATCCATTTCACTTGCAGCGCAATAGTGCGGATTTAATTCGTAATCTAACTTCTGAAACAGGAGTTTTTTTTAATAGCGTTTTAATACCCGGATTATTGGCACTGACTGAAGTAACCATTCTGGCTTGTATTGCTTTATTTTTATTGATTGTCGAGCCTGTGACTTCTCTGGCAGCGGCAGGAGGAATTGGCCTAGCAACTATGAGTTTTTATCGGGTGGTTCGCCTGAAGTTAAGTGAGTTGGGTGAGGCTCGTCAATACCACTATGGACAGGTGATTCGGACGATTAATCACGGGTTGGGAGGGGTTAAAGAAGCGAAGGTGTTAGGGCGAGAGCCATTGTTTATTGAGGAGTTTGAAAAGCATAATATTTATTCTACTCGGGCCTTACAGTTTTATCAATTGATGAGTCAATTGCCTCGGTTTTTTATTGAGTCCATAGCCATCGTAGGTTTGATGTTAATTGTGGTGTCAGTTTTGGCTCAAGGGAGAAATTTAAGTGCGGTAATCCCTACTTTGTCTTTATTTGCAGCAGCCGCTTTTCGCTTGATGCCGTCCATTAATCGGATTTTGAATTCAGTTACAGCGATTCGTTTTAGTTCTTCTAGCGTTTATGTTCTTTACCAGGATTTGATGGAACTAAAACCAGTGCTAGAAAATTCGCACTTAGGTGAATCTCGCAAACTCGCTGAAGTGCAGCCCGTTTTAGAAACCGAGATCGCATTACAGAATGTGTTCTATCGTTATCCTGGAGCCAGTGATAATTCCCTCCAAAGGGTGTCTTTAACCATTCCTAAAGGAAAATCCGTGGGCTTTGTGGGGTCTTCTGGGGCTGGGAAAACCACGATTGTGGATGTAATTCTAGGGCTATTGCCACCCACTCAGGGGCAAATTTTAGTGGATGGTCGAGATATTTATGACGATTTATCCGCTTGGCAGCGGTTGATTGGTTATATTCCCCAAAGTATTTATTTGTGTGATGATACTTTACGAAATAATATTGCCTTTGGGATTCCTGAAAAGGAGATTAATGAAGGTTGGATTGAGGCCGCAGTTAAATCAGCCCAGTTGACTGAGTTATTAACAAGTTTACCCGAAGGTTTGGATACTTTGGTCGGAGAACGAGGGGTACGCCTGTCAGGGGGGCAACGGCAGCGGGTGGGGATTGCCAGAGCGTTGTATCATAATCCAGAGGTATTGGTGATGGATGAGGCAACGGCAGCTTTGGATAATCAGACTGAGGCTGGGGTAATGGAATCCGTGGAGAAGTTGAGTGGAGAGAAAACCTTGATTATGATTGCTCACCGTTTAAGTACCGTGAAAAATTGCGATCGCCTCTATTTTATGAGTCAGGGACAGATTATAGATTCAGGAACTTATGACGAATTATGTCAACGCAATCAAGAATTTCAGATTATGGCTCAAGTAGTTAGTTCAGCCAAAAATTAA
- a CDS encoding ISAs1 family transposase — MVIVERFRDEWNGSSHEVQFYLSSLTVDAQKHGSIIREHWSIENKEHWVLDVTFEEDKSRVRAFNSPRNLAVLRRMALNALNQETTLSRSLRQKRNRAAMSEEYMMLILKSLCQA; from the coding sequence ATTGTTATAGTCGAGCGGTTTCGAGACGAGTGGAATGGAAGCTCTCATGAAGTCCAGTTTTATCTAAGTTCTTTAACCGTAGATGCCCAAAAACATGGTTCTATTATCCGGGAACATTGGAGCATTGAAAATAAAGAACATTGGGTTTTAGATGTAACTTTTGAAGAAGATAAATCTAGGGTCCGAGCGTTTAATAGTCCTCGAAATTTGGCTGTACTTAGACGGATGGCCCTTAATGCCCTCAATCAAGAAACCACCCTATCCCGTAGCTTGAGACAAAAAAGGAACCGGGCAGCCATGAGTGAGGAGTACATGATGCTTATTCTCAAATCCTTGTGTCAAGCCTGA
- a CDS encoding alcohol dehydrogenase catalytic domain-containing protein, with amino-acid sequence MVQVRVLGLCQSDIKKIRYPLYEPPRIFGHETAGVISAVGEEVTGWQVGQRVVVMHHIPCMHCTYCLNENFSMCEVYKNITTTAGFAPSGGGFAEYVKVPGHIVRNGGLILIPDQVTFEQASFVEPTNCCLKAVKKARVEPGQTVLITGAGPIGLMFVMPVNYFGARAIATDLLPSRLEKALELGMKI; translated from the coding sequence TTGGTACAAGTACGGGTGCTGGGTCTATGTCAATCGGATATTAAAAAAATTCGGTATCCACTCTATGAACCCCCGCGAATTTTTGGACATGAAACGGCGGGGGTGATTTCTGCTGTGGGAGAGGAGGTAACAGGATGGCAAGTCGGACAGCGCGTAGTGGTGATGCACCATATCCCCTGTATGCACTGCACCTACTGCCTGAATGAAAACTTTTCCATGTGTGAGGTTTATAAAAATATCACCACCACTGCGGGATTTGCTCCTAGTGGCGGTGGATTTGCCGAATATGTGAAGGTCCCTGGACATATTGTCCGGAATGGGGGGCTGATTCTTATTCCTGATCAGGTCACTTTTGAGCAAGCCAGTTTTGTGGAACCCACAAACTGCTGCTTAAAAGCGGTGAAAAAGGCCCGAGTGGAGCCAGGACAGACCGTGTTAATTACGGGTGCGGGTCCCATCGGACTGATGTTTGTGATGCCGGTGAACTATTTTGGTGCAAGGGCGATCGCCACGGATTTGCTCCCCTCTCGCTTAGAGAAAGCCTTGGAATTAGGAATGAAAATTTAA
- the neuC gene encoding UDP-N-acetylglucosamine 2-epimerase: MTSPRTICIVTGTRADYGLLYWLIKEIADDNDLHLQIIATGMHLSPEFGLTYQQMEADGFSIDAKVEILLSSDTPVGIAKSLGLGVIGFADVLERLQPDILMVLGDRFEILAAAQAAMLARIPIAHIHGGETTEGAFDEQIRHAITKFAHWHFVAAEPYRQRVIQLGESPDRVFNVGSPGLDHLQYMDWLDRPTLEESLGLKLRSPIFLVTYHPVTLDKQSPSIPMQELLVALDRFPEATVILTYPNADTGGRVLIEHIDRWVKHNQHRAKAFISLGQQRYLSLMGQVDVIIGNSSSGFTEAPALKKATVNIGDRQKGRLKAKSVIDTPERSQDIVAGIHRALSEEFQLMLPLVKSLYGTGNVSQQIKEKLKAVPLQTQKAFFDIEHNF, from the coding sequence ATGACTTCACCGCGCACAATCTGTATTGTCACAGGAACCAGGGCTGACTATGGTTTGCTGTACTGGCTCATTAAAGAAATTGCTGATGATAATGACTTACATTTACAAATCATCGCTACGGGGATGCACCTTTCTCCTGAGTTTGGTTTGACCTATCAGCAAATGGAAGCGGATGGTTTTAGCATTGATGCCAAGGTGGAAATCCTCTTGTCCTCTGATACACCTGTGGGAATTGCGAAATCTCTTGGTTTGGGAGTCATAGGCTTTGCTGATGTTTTAGAGCGGCTACAACCTGATATTTTGATGGTGTTGGGCGATCGCTTTGAAATTCTCGCCGCAGCCCAAGCGGCAATGTTAGCTAGAATTCCCATAGCTCATATTCATGGGGGAGAAACCACAGAAGGCGCATTCGATGAGCAAATTCGCCACGCCATCACTAAATTTGCCCACTGGCATTTTGTCGCCGCAGAGCCTTATCGTCAGCGAGTGATTCAACTGGGAGAATCTCCCGATCGCGTGTTTAACGTTGGTTCTCCAGGTCTAGACCATCTTCAATATATGGACTGGCTCGATCGCCCTACTTTAGAGGAATCACTAGGGCTGAAACTGCGATCGCCCATCTTCCTGGTGACTTATCATCCGGTTACGCTAGATAAACAGTCTCCGTCAATCCCCATGCAGGAGCTATTGGTGGCTCTAGATCGTTTTCCAGAGGCAACTGTCATTCTGACCTATCCTAATGCTGATACAGGGGGGCGCGTTTTGATTGAGCATATTGATCGATGGGTGAAGCACAATCAACATCGAGCGAAAGCTTTTATTTCCCTGGGTCAACAACGGTATCTAAGCCTGATGGGTCAAGTGGATGTCATTATTGGAAATTCTTCTAGTGGATTTACAGAAGCGCCAGCCCTGAAAAAAGCAACCGTGAACATCGGCGATCGCCAAAAGGGTCGTCTCAAAGCCAAATCAGTGATTGATACGCCAGAACGAAGCCAGGATATTGTGGCGGGCATTCACCGCGCCCTATCTGAGGAGTTTCAATTGATGCTACCCTTAGTCAAATCCTTATATGGAACAGGAAACGTGAGTCAGCAAATCAAGGAAAAACTAAAAGCTGTTCCACTGCAAACCCAAAAAGCCTTTTTTGATATTGAGCATAATTTCTAA
- a CDS encoding acetyltransferase, protein MSESVYILGPGGHGRVVLDALLANGIQVTGILDANAQLSGQLLGVPILGGDEYLDGVTIAKTFLVNGLGANPKIFKRRNIFTVMKTRGFTFKSFKHPSAIVSSAISMGEGCQVMAGVVIQAGVTLEENVVINTRASIDHDCMISSHSFIAPGVTLCGNVTVASSTFIGAGAVVIPNINIGENAIVGAGSVVTKTVPDGWIVAGNPAVKIGVND, encoded by the coding sequence ATGTCTGAATCCGTCTATATTTTAGGTCCAGGTGGTCACGGGCGAGTTGTTTTAGATGCACTACTGGCTAACGGGATTCAAGTGACAGGTATTCTCGATGCCAATGCCCAACTCTCAGGGCAACTACTCGGAGTTCCCATTTTAGGGGGAGATGAATATTTAGATGGTGTAACAATTGCTAAAACATTTTTAGTGAATGGCTTGGGTGCTAATCCTAAAATATTCAAACGCCGAAATATATTTACTGTTATGAAAACACGGGGATTTACATTTAAGTCATTTAAACATCCATCAGCAATTGTGAGCAGTGCCATCAGTATGGGAGAGGGGTGTCAGGTTATGGCTGGAGTCGTTATCCAAGCTGGAGTGACTCTGGAAGAGAATGTAGTCATTAATACAAGAGCCAGTATCGATCATGACTGTATGATTAGCTCCCACTCCTTTATTGCTCCTGGGGTAACGCTGTGTGGCAATGTCACGGTCGCCTCATCTACTTTTATTGGCGCAGGTGCCGTAGTAATTCCCAATATTAATATTGGAGAAAACGCAATTGTTGGCGCAGGTTCAGTAGTGACAAAAACCGTTCCAGATGGTTGGATTGTCGCAGGAAATCCTGCGGTTAAGATTGGGGTCAATGACTAA
- a CDS encoding zinc-binding dehydrogenase, which produces MLLNFHSLGAEAAFDARNPDLADQVKERTGGMGVDTSILAVPNDRAFFQALDCTRKGGKILFFAEFPDEGEIPINPNILYGREIDLMGSYSSSYRVQGFATDIVFNKRIDVDKLVSDKYPLEELPAAVQKAVQPTPETYKILLYP; this is translated from the coding sequence GTGTTATTAAATTTTCATTCCTTAGGGGCAGAAGCTGCTTTTGATGCTCGTAACCCAGACTTAGCCGATCAGGTGAAAGAACGAACGGGGGGAATGGGAGTGGATACGAGTATCTTGGCAGTTCCCAACGATCGGGCCTTTTTCCAAGCCCTCGACTGTACCCGCAAAGGCGGGAAAATCCTATTTTTTGCCGAATTTCCTGATGAGGGAGAAATTCCAATTAATCCGAATATTTTATATGGCCGCGAAATTGACTTGATGGGAAGCTACAGTTCCAGCTATCGAGTTCAAGGGTTCGCAACAGATATTGTCTTTAATAAGAGGATTGATGTAGATAAATTGGTGAGTGATAAATATCCACTGGAGGAATTACCCGCAGCTGTACAAAAAGCAGTTCAGCCGACCCCCGAGACTTATAAGATTTTGCTGTATCCGTAA
- a CDS encoding DegT/DnrJ/EryC1/StrS family aminotransferase, whose protein sequence is MLAWGKKKYHNEVLGYNDLLDTLESAILRVTLLYLEQWNEGRRRGAKACNELFVDMAGIITPELADGHVFHQYTVWVLDGTRNKLKEYLGEQGIGSMIYYPVPQDQLPVYQGQYPKMPVSDLLGTEVLSLPICPELEQHNINLMSNLCKTGLLLD, encoded by the coding sequence GTGCTGGCATGGGGCAAAAAAAAGTATCATAATGAGGTTTTGGGATATAATGACCTTCTGGATACGTTGGAATCGGCAATTTTGCGGGTGACGTTGCTCTATCTGGAACAGTGGAATGAGGGCAGACGCAGGGGGGCTAAAGCTTGCAATGAGTTATTCGTGGATATGGCGGGGATCATCACTCCAGAGTTGGCGGATGGTCATGTGTTCCACCAGTACACGGTTTGGGTGTTGGATGGGACACGAAATAAGTTAAAGGAGTATTTGGGTGAACAGGGGATTGGCTCAATGATTTATTATCCTGTCCCGCAAGACCAGTTACCTGTTTATCAGGGGCAGTATCCAAAAATGCCAGTAAGTGATTTGCTAGGTACTGAGGTGTTGAGTTTACCAATCTGTCCTGAGTTGGAACAACATAATATTAATTTAATGAGTAATCTTTGTAAAACCGGATTATTACTAGATTAA